One region of Ferrimicrobium acidiphilum DSM 19497 genomic DNA includes:
- a CDS encoding transketolase C-terminal domain-containing protein: MAFRSRPQTRFQAELPALELEELARRYCWLRYIDTLGIYRGSPLALLGLAQGLRGSLGLGVASDRGALVVGGVSPLEHLYRPRPASLSDAVAMGLLAHGQADAILGELGFDGDLITQVELLGEAVRLGLKLVVIAEADDARGVDAARSLGWRVEQLDGGDLLEGWNLGRALWHGLQDQATPVVVVFNGFADTFDIDELGYLAPQTLDRFEREAIAAASRLADDPRPDLARTAAKRRLAMTMTEFETESVSELVTTLATTLGAGSILVATGVADRLRALEHQQLVRLSDPRPLAEALLRWGGFPVVVTSKAPDRGTQMDAVIMTFDRDIRPGLTGIFVESHEELTYFMGRLMGDAVPLTHDYLVVGDQLSRDGFGRVENPTGRWLRPVSDLAVITWGRGVQVALRACTFLEESAGHVGVLELHQPGLVDEKLLAQAMTARRICILYDGTPDVGYQLVTYLQEYFFSQLSAPVLLRSARPGPGPIAVVLRGLLP, translated from the coding sequence ATGGCCTTCCGATCCCGTCCACAGACACGTTTTCAAGCAGAGCTCCCGGCTCTAGAACTCGAGGAACTGGCGAGGCGGTACTGTTGGCTCCGTTATATCGATACGCTAGGAATCTACCGGGGATCGCCGCTTGCCTTACTTGGCCTTGCTCAAGGCTTGCGAGGCTCCTTAGGGTTGGGTGTCGCATCTGACCGTGGCGCGCTCGTCGTAGGTGGAGTCTCCCCGCTTGAGCACCTCTATCGTCCTAGACCGGCATCGCTCTCTGATGCGGTGGCTATGGGCCTTCTGGCCCACGGCCAGGCCGATGCTATCCTTGGGGAGCTCGGCTTCGATGGTGATCTTATCACCCAGGTAGAGCTACTCGGTGAAGCGGTACGATTGGGATTGAAGCTGGTAGTGATAGCTGAGGCGGATGATGCTCGGGGGGTTGACGCAGCCAGATCGCTGGGCTGGCGGGTTGAACAACTCGACGGTGGCGACCTCTTGGAGGGCTGGAATCTTGGGAGAGCTCTTTGGCATGGCCTTCAGGACCAAGCTACCCCGGTGGTGGTTGTGTTTAACGGATTTGCCGATACCTTCGACATCGACGAACTTGGCTACCTCGCACCACAGACACTTGATCGTTTTGAGCGCGAGGCTATCGCGGCGGCGAGTAGGTTGGCCGATGACCCACGACCGGATCTGGCTCGAACGGCGGCGAAGCGGCGACTTGCGATGACCATGACCGAGTTCGAGACCGAGTCGGTCTCCGAGCTTGTCACCACCCTCGCCACCACCCTTGGCGCCGGTTCCATTCTGGTGGCCACTGGAGTCGCCGATCGCCTGAGAGCTTTAGAACATCAGCAACTTGTACGACTCAGCGATCCACGTCCTCTTGCGGAGGCACTACTGCGCTGGGGAGGCTTCCCAGTCGTCGTAACTTCGAAGGCCCCGGATCGCGGTACGCAGATGGACGCTGTGATAATGACGTTCGACAGGGATATCCGTCCAGGACTCACGGGCATCTTCGTGGAGAGCCACGAAGAGCTGACCTACTTCATGGGTCGTCTGATGGGAGATGCCGTCCCACTTACACATGACTATCTTGTAGTAGGCGACCAGCTCAGCCGGGATGGCTTTGGCCGCGTCGAGAATCCGACTGGACGATGGTTACGCCCGGTCAGTGATCTCGCGGTGATCACCTGGGGTCGCGGCGTCCAGGTCGCCCTGCGTGCATGTACATTTCTAGAGGAGTCTGCTGGCCATGTCGGCGTTCTAGAGCTTCATCAGCCAGGGCTTGTCGACGAGAAACTGTTGGCACAGGCGATGACGGCGAGAAGAATCTGTATCCTCTATGACGGGACTCCAGACGTCGGCTATCAGCTGGTGACCTATCTTCAGGAGTATTTCTTTTCGCAGCTGAGCGCACCGGTGCTGCTCAGATCAGCCCGCCCTGGACCCGGGCCCATAGCGGTAGTCCTGCGTGGTCTGCTCCCGTAG
- the purL gene encoding phosphoribosylformylglycinamidine synthase subunit PurL: MESEIYRPLGLTDDEFKLIVHQLGREPNLVELAMFSIMWSEHCSYKSSRIHLRRLPTSGPRVIMGPGENAGVVAATDKISVAIRMESHNHPSAIEPTQGAATGVGGILRDIFTVGARPTALLDSLWMGTQDDPRSRWIFDGVVGGISSYGNAVGVPTVGGEIHFAPPYAENPLVNVVAVGIAETTQLVRALASGAGNHVVLLGAATGRDGIGGVSVLASSGFDNASSDKRPSVQVGDPFEEKKLIEACLRLLDAKLVVGIQDLGGAGLTCATSETAANAGNGMEVIVDKVPVRETGMTPMEILCSESQERMLAIVAPEHLEEVLAICEAEEVLATVIGTVTPPDEEGLYAGRGVLRAYFDGVLVAEIPAAALADEAPLYDRPQQEPAEFRVRTDQSVLPPDDWHPIALEVLKTLDFDPSSIYRRYDHMLFRNTLVTPGADASLLAIRAPGVGGTDLAMALSVDGNQLWSRSDPKLGTLAVVAESLANLACVGATPVALVDCLNFGNPEHPEVMWQFSEAIDGITEICTALGVPVIGGNVSFYNEAYGSDIDPTPVVSTIGYRPLPTHPVPDPRRASGNVILVTTGETPSLSGSVFAEIIGDRRGSFPAIDLERLNHLLGVIAELVTADDLVNAATNLGAGGLLAGTVKLARLAAKGIRIELADASVEALLGEHPSRFLLATEKPAELLDYLRNEGLQTAVIGELGGDSVEFEDWLQLSIDIGVA, from the coding sequence GTGGAGAGCGAAATATATAGGCCACTTGGCCTCACCGACGACGAGTTCAAATTGATAGTGCACCAGTTAGGAAGGGAACCCAATCTCGTTGAGCTTGCCATGTTCTCAATCATGTGGTCTGAGCACTGTTCGTACAAGTCCTCCCGTATCCATCTTCGTCGGCTACCCACGTCCGGTCCCCGGGTCATCATGGGGCCAGGCGAGAACGCCGGAGTCGTCGCCGCGACCGACAAGATATCGGTCGCCATTCGGATGGAGAGCCATAACCATCCGAGCGCAATCGAACCAACCCAGGGTGCAGCCACCGGAGTCGGTGGGATTCTCCGCGATATCTTCACCGTCGGCGCACGCCCGACTGCTCTCCTTGATTCCCTCTGGATGGGAACCCAGGATGATCCTCGATCTCGATGGATCTTCGATGGCGTCGTCGGAGGAATCTCTTCCTACGGCAACGCCGTAGGCGTCCCAACCGTGGGTGGGGAGATCCATTTCGCGCCACCATATGCGGAGAATCCACTCGTCAACGTAGTCGCAGTCGGCATCGCCGAGACGACCCAACTGGTGCGAGCGCTGGCCTCAGGAGCCGGCAATCATGTCGTCCTCCTCGGTGCCGCCACCGGGAGAGACGGCATCGGGGGTGTGTCGGTTCTCGCCTCGAGCGGTTTTGATAACGCCTCGAGTGACAAGCGACCCTCGGTACAGGTCGGTGATCCCTTTGAGGAGAAGAAGCTAATAGAGGCGTGTCTACGCCTGCTGGACGCCAAACTCGTGGTTGGAATTCAAGATCTCGGTGGCGCTGGGCTCACCTGTGCGACCTCGGAGACCGCCGCCAACGCCGGCAATGGAATGGAGGTCATAGTCGACAAGGTGCCGGTCCGTGAGACCGGGATGACTCCGATGGAGATCCTATGTTCAGAGTCGCAAGAACGGATGCTCGCGATCGTGGCTCCAGAGCATCTGGAGGAGGTGCTAGCCATCTGTGAGGCCGAGGAGGTGCTAGCGACCGTGATCGGCACGGTCACCCCACCTGATGAGGAGGGACTCTACGCTGGCCGAGGAGTACTTCGAGCCTACTTCGATGGCGTGCTCGTCGCCGAAATCCCAGCCGCCGCCCTCGCTGATGAGGCTCCGCTCTATGATCGTCCACAACAAGAGCCTGCCGAGTTTCGGGTTCGAACAGATCAAAGCGTCCTACCACCCGACGACTGGCATCCAATCGCGCTCGAGGTGCTAAAGACGCTCGACTTTGACCCGAGCTCTATCTACCGGCGATACGATCACATGCTCTTTCGCAATACCCTGGTCACCCCCGGTGCTGACGCCTCCCTCCTCGCTATTCGTGCACCAGGTGTAGGTGGCACTGACTTAGCCATGGCGTTATCGGTCGATGGCAACCAGCTCTGGTCACGATCAGACCCTAAATTGGGGACACTAGCGGTGGTGGCTGAGTCGCTAGCTAACCTCGCCTGCGTCGGTGCTACTCCAGTCGCACTCGTTGACTGTCTCAACTTCGGAAACCCTGAGCACCCCGAGGTGATGTGGCAGTTCTCAGAGGCGATCGATGGGATCACGGAGATCTGCACCGCACTTGGCGTCCCAGTCATTGGTGGCAACGTCAGCTTCTACAACGAAGCCTATGGAAGTGACATCGATCCAACTCCGGTGGTCTCAACCATCGGATACCGGCCACTTCCCACCCATCCGGTTCCTGATCCACGTCGAGCTAGTGGGAACGTGATTTTGGTGACGACCGGAGAGACGCCAAGCCTTTCCGGATCAGTCTTTGCCGAAATCATCGGCGACAGACGAGGTAGCTTCCCTGCGATCGACCTTGAGCGTCTCAATCACCTACTTGGAGTGATCGCAGAGTTGGTGACAGCCGATGATCTCGTCAACGCTGCTACCAACCTAGGCGCTGGAGGCCTCCTCGCCGGAACCGTGAAGCTCGCTCGCCTTGCAGCAAAGGGAATTCGAATCGAGCTGGCGGATGCAAGTGTAGAGGCCTTGCTCGGCGAACACCCGAGCCGCTTCCTGCTCGCCACGGAGAAGCCGGCTGAGCTACTCGACTACCTCAGGAACGAGGGATTGCAAACGGCAGTCATCGGCGAACTCGGAGGTGACAGTGTTGAATTCGAAGACTGGCTTCAGCTCTCGATTGATATAGGAGTGGCATGA
- a CDS encoding adenylosuccinate synthase yields the protein MSTTVVLGTQWGDEGKGKFTDLFAADMAAVVRYQGGHNAGHTIVVGDETFALQLVPSGILYPHVTAVIANGVVVDPKVLFEELDLLESRGIDTSKLVVSGSAHLVMPYHHEIDRLTERFLGKNQLGTTRRGIGPAYADKSTRIGLRVQDLLDEKIFAEKLDVVLKEKNQILAKIYNRLPVDAEQILADYLGEYAQRMAPRIVDTVKLLHDLYNQGQGILLEGAQATFLDLDHGTYPYVTSSNPTAGGACTGTGLGPRQIDRVMGVAKAYITRVGAGPFPSELTDEIGDLLVDRGHEYGTNTKRRRRVGWFDLPMLRHAAALNSLSDLAITKADVLDTLDTVKACIGYTVGGEYTEDWPYHQSDLHKARAVYQEFPGWKRDIGGCRVRADLPKELMSYLSFLEEKSQVAISWLGVGPGRDQVVDLRA from the coding sequence ATGAGTACCACCGTTGTTTTGGGAACCCAATGGGGCGACGAGGGTAAAGGCAAATTTACCGACCTCTTTGCCGCTGATATGGCGGCGGTTGTTCGCTACCAAGGCGGACACAATGCAGGTCATACGATCGTGGTCGGTGATGAGACTTTTGCACTCCAACTGGTCCCGAGTGGAATTCTCTATCCGCATGTGACTGCGGTTATCGCCAACGGAGTGGTGGTCGACCCGAAGGTGCTCTTCGAAGAGCTCGATCTCTTGGAGAGTCGAGGTATCGATACCTCGAAGCTGGTCGTATCGGGTAGTGCACATCTTGTGATGCCCTATCATCATGAGATCGATCGCCTGACCGAACGTTTCCTCGGAAAGAATCAATTAGGAACGACCCGTCGTGGAATCGGACCAGCCTATGCCGATAAGTCAACGCGTATTGGCCTCAGGGTTCAGGACCTACTCGATGAAAAGATCTTCGCCGAGAAGCTCGATGTCGTTCTGAAAGAGAAGAATCAGATTCTTGCAAAGATCTATAACCGCCTCCCTGTCGATGCCGAACAGATTCTCGCCGACTATCTCGGTGAGTATGCGCAACGGATGGCTCCACGGATCGTCGATACAGTCAAGCTTTTGCACGATCTATACAATCAAGGGCAAGGCATTTTGCTCGAGGGGGCTCAGGCCACCTTCCTCGATCTCGATCACGGAACCTACCCTTATGTCACCTCATCGAACCCAACCGCTGGTGGTGCCTGCACCGGTACCGGTCTTGGCCCACGTCAAATAGATCGAGTGATGGGGGTGGCCAAGGCCTACATTACCCGGGTCGGAGCTGGGCCATTCCCCTCTGAACTCACCGACGAGATCGGTGATCTCCTAGTTGATCGCGGTCATGAATACGGAACTAACACAAAACGTCGCCGCCGGGTTGGCTGGTTCGATCTGCCGATGTTGCGACATGCGGCAGCTCTTAACTCGTTGTCCGATCTCGCGATTACCAAGGCCGATGTGCTCGATACTCTCGACACCGTGAAGGCCTGCATCGGCTACACCGTCGGTGGCGAGTACACCGAGGACTGGCCCTACCATCAGTCGGACCTGCATAAAGCACGAGCCGTCTATCAGGAGTTCCCGGGGTGGAAGAGGGATATCGGTGGCTGTCGCGTGCGTGCTGATCTGCCCAAGGAGTTGATGTCCTACTTGAGCTTTCTCGAGGAGAAGAGTCAGGTAGCTATCTCGTGGCTGGGCGTTGGACCCGGTCGTGATCAGGTGGTAGATCTGCGCGCATGA
- a CDS encoding phosphoribosylaminoimidazolesuccinocarboxamide synthase: MELELIASGKVREVYAVRDDPTKLLMVATDRISAYDRVFAEPVIDKGRLLSAISAAAFTALGDRFQTHFVDVPIDVPAQFLGRATLVKRAAMIPVECVARGYLVGSAWDAYRTDGTVQGVALPTGLGFGDRLKEPIFTPTTKEETGHDRPLTPLELRDLHGIELAQRLEELTKAIYVALATWFSEHGLTLVDSKFEFGWVDGDLVLADEIATPDSSRIVRGEPGASPEWLDKQLLRDWLSEHGFRGDGQAPVLNGELIESVQGAYRQVYETLSGRSFDDWPGGHDAYRGVDRVQS, from the coding sequence ATGGAACTCGAACTCATAGCTTCTGGCAAGGTTCGTGAGGTCTATGCCGTTCGCGATGACCCGACCAAGTTGCTCATGGTGGCTACCGATCGTATCAGCGCTTATGATCGCGTCTTCGCCGAGCCGGTGATCGACAAGGGGCGGCTCCTGAGTGCGATCAGTGCCGCCGCGTTCACTGCTCTTGGCGATCGATTCCAAACCCATTTTGTTGATGTCCCGATCGATGTCCCGGCTCAGTTTCTTGGTCGAGCGACGCTCGTGAAGCGAGCAGCGATGATCCCAGTTGAGTGTGTCGCCCGTGGATACCTAGTTGGGAGCGCCTGGGATGCCTACCGGACCGATGGAACGGTACAGGGTGTAGCCCTGCCGACGGGCCTCGGCTTTGGTGACCGACTCAAAGAGCCGATCTTTACTCCGACGACTAAAGAGGAGACTGGACATGACCGGCCCTTGACTCCTTTGGAGCTACGTGATCTTCATGGTATCGAACTCGCTCAACGTTTAGAGGAGTTAACCAAAGCTATCTATGTCGCGCTGGCTACTTGGTTCAGCGAGCACGGGTTGACTCTGGTCGATAGCAAGTTCGAGTTTGGTTGGGTCGATGGCGATCTGGTGCTGGCCGATGAGATCGCCACTCCTGACTCCTCGCGGATAGTGCGAGGTGAGCCAGGAGCTAGTCCAGAGTGGCTCGACAAACAGCTGCTACGCGATTGGCTCTCGGAGCACGGTTTTCGTGGAGACGGTCAGGCACCAGTGTTAAACGGCGAGTTGATTGAGAGCGTACAAGGAGCCTATCGCCAAGTGTATGAGACGCTTTCGGGCCGTTCGTTTGACGATTGGCCAGGTGGGCATGATGCCTATCGTGGCGTAGACCGCGTTCAGAGCTAG
- the purS gene encoding phosphoribosylformylglycinamidine synthase subunit PurS: MKYRISVRVMPKAGISDPEGKAIHDAALQLGYGEVVQVHAGRSFEVEGEYDSRDAAENGAQKLAERLLANPVIQTYEIVAVEELR, translated from the coding sequence ATGAAGTATCGTATCAGTGTCCGAGTGATGCCCAAGGCTGGGATCAGCGATCCCGAGGGAAAGGCGATTCATGATGCCGCCCTTCAGCTTGGCTATGGAGAGGTCGTGCAGGTCCATGCTGGTAGGTCCTTCGAGGTTGAAGGTGAGTACGACTCAAGAGATGCGGCCGAAAATGGTGCTCAGAAGCTAGCAGAACGACTGTTGGCCAATCCGGTGATTCAGACCTATGAGATCGTAGCCGTTGAGGAGCTCAGATGA
- the purQ gene encoding phosphoribosylformylglycinamidine synthase subunit PurQ: MIGIVVFPGSNCEFDVESAFRELGEVSKFVSHRERELGDYKAIIIPGGFSYGDYLRSGAIARFSPIMDAVSRYADNGGKVVGICNGFQVLTEAGLLPGALQRNAGLKFVCGEVKVRVGTTRSALTNLMAEGEEFSLPINHFEGNYTADRATLEDLEEHHQVVLRYVQNPNGSANDIAGITNREGNVVGLMPHPERAGLGFGLPGYARRMLGSVVAIDSVSAVKSAH; this comes from the coding sequence ATGATTGGCATCGTGGTCTTTCCGGGCTCAAACTGTGAGTTCGATGTAGAGAGTGCCTTCCGCGAGCTTGGAGAGGTGAGCAAGTTCGTCAGTCATCGAGAACGCGAACTCGGGGACTATAAAGCAATCATCATCCCTGGGGGGTTCTCCTATGGCGACTACCTGCGTAGCGGGGCGATCGCTCGATTCTCTCCGATTATGGATGCAGTTTCGCGCTACGCCGACAATGGAGGCAAAGTGGTCGGGATCTGCAACGGTTTTCAAGTGCTGACCGAGGCCGGGCTACTGCCAGGGGCTCTGCAACGCAATGCAGGACTCAAGTTCGTGTGCGGAGAGGTCAAAGTAAGAGTTGGGACTACACGCTCGGCTTTGACGAACCTGATGGCGGAAGGAGAGGAGTTCAGTCTCCCGATCAATCACTTTGAAGGCAACTACACCGCCGATCGTGCCACCCTTGAAGACCTCGAAGAGCACCATCAAGTTGTTCTGCGATACGTTCAGAACCCCAACGGTTCGGCCAACGACATCGCAGGGATAACCAATCGCGAAGGAAATGTCGTTGGGCTCATGCCTCACCCAGAGCGTGCCGGGCTTGGCTTTGGATTACCCGGTTATGCGAGGCGCATGCTGGGCTCCGTGGTAGCCATTGATTCCGTCTCAGCGGTGAAGTCAGCCCATTAA
- the purD gene encoding phosphoribosylamine--glycine ligase gives MRIVIVGQGGREHAFAQNLSREHEVIVTPGNPGMEADVTVSDRDPATLAPDLVVIGPEAPLVDGLADRLNHKGITALGPGAAGAQLEGSKAFLKQLCAEAGVPTASFGVATSIEAGLELFDRFGPPYVIKTDGLAAGKGVLVTQDRAEAEEDLAAKLSGLSFGAAGTRVVIEEGMLGPELSVFALCNGEDFLLLPPARDYKRLLDGDRGPNTGGMGSISPVPDVTAGVIDLVASSMIAPTLARLGELGIEYRGILYAGVMLTPSGPKLVEYNVRFGDPEAEVVLPRITSGLGEALLAAARGETIPSVQVSNQSAITVILAAPGYPDSPERGLEITGVEEARASEEVSVFTAGVARRSEESAASKRLPYQDLATDGGRVLAVTGMGDTPIDARRRAYRGVELIHFDGLQYRRDIGF, from the coding sequence ATGAGGATCGTCATTGTTGGTCAAGGAGGACGAGAGCACGCCTTTGCCCAGAACCTGTCGCGAGAGCACGAGGTGATCGTCACCCCTGGTAATCCTGGCATGGAGGCGGATGTAACCGTTAGCGACCGGGACCCGGCCACACTCGCGCCCGACCTTGTCGTCATTGGTCCTGAGGCACCGCTGGTCGATGGACTAGCGGATCGACTTAACCACAAAGGCATCACAGCACTAGGACCCGGTGCGGCCGGCGCCCAGCTGGAGGGGTCAAAGGCCTTCTTAAAACAACTCTGTGCCGAGGCAGGAGTCCCAACTGCTTCCTTTGGTGTCGCGACCTCGATCGAGGCGGGTCTCGAGTTGTTCGACCGCTTTGGGCCCCCGTACGTGATAAAGACTGACGGTTTGGCGGCCGGCAAGGGTGTGCTGGTGACCCAGGATCGTGCCGAGGCTGAGGAGGATCTGGCGGCCAAACTTTCTGGTCTATCCTTTGGGGCTGCGGGTACTCGGGTTGTTATAGAGGAGGGGATGCTTGGTCCTGAGCTCTCCGTCTTTGCACTCTGTAATGGAGAAGATTTTCTTCTCCTGCCGCCAGCACGGGACTACAAGCGCCTCCTCGATGGTGACCGCGGCCCCAACACCGGCGGCATGGGCTCTATCTCGCCGGTCCCGGACGTCACCGCGGGGGTGATCGATCTGGTCGCCTCGTCGATGATCGCACCGACGCTCGCTCGTCTGGGGGAACTTGGCATTGAGTATCGAGGTATCCTCTATGCCGGGGTTATGCTGACCCCGTCTGGACCAAAGCTAGTCGAGTATAACGTACGCTTTGGAGACCCGGAGGCGGAGGTGGTTCTCCCTCGGATCACCAGTGGACTCGGAGAGGCGTTGTTGGCAGCAGCTCGAGGTGAGACGATCCCTAGCGTTCAGGTATCCAATCAGAGCGCGATCACCGTCATCCTCGCTGCCCCTGGTTACCCTGACTCCCCGGAGCGTGGACTCGAGATCACCGGCGTCGAGGAGGCTCGGGCATCTGAGGAGGTATCGGTCTTTACGGCTGGAGTCGCGAGGCGTTCCGAGGAGTCAGCGGCCAGCAAGCGTTTGCCGTATCAGGATCTTGCAACCGATGGTGGACGTGTGCTTGCGGTGACCGGTATGGGTGATACACCTATCGATGCCAGAAGGCGAGCCTATCGCGGTGTAGAACTCATCCACTTTGATGGACTCCAGTATCGTCGGGATATAGGGTTTTGA
- the purB gene encoding adenylosuccinate lyase: MIPRYESAELAAIFSDRRRMQLWRDVELAVVRAMTDAGELKSSEVAPLFTHEVEIDDDFVARVLAREAVTNHDLAAFVDVLQADYDTPAARFIHFGLTSSDIVDTALSLQIVAAMELLLDGVDHLLATLRSQSLRYRRTAMLGRTHGMAAEPTTFGAKLALWTLALDRERTRLVRAREQIAVGKLSGAVGTYSNIAPALEATALSSLGLDPAPATQVIGRDRHAEVIMALASTAAMIESCALEIRHLARSEVMEVQEPFAPGQKGSSAMPHKRNPILSERLCGMARLARGFVVPALEDISLWHERDISHSSVERMMVPDAFQLVFYMVTRFDRLVADLVVHEESMARNLANTHGLIYSQSLLLAMVRTGLDRDEAYRIVQEATTRVLAGEGELGDLLTKDERCPLPALMIEELTSIDRLLANLDPLFGRLTTLEGSRWNSNS; encoded by the coding sequence ATGATTCCAAGGTATGAATCAGCGGAGTTGGCCGCGATCTTCTCCGATCGAAGGCGTATGCAGCTTTGGCGAGATGTCGAGCTGGCGGTGGTGCGAGCGATGACTGACGCTGGCGAGCTGAAGTCGAGCGAGGTCGCTCCTTTGTTTACACATGAGGTAGAGATCGACGACGATTTTGTCGCTCGAGTCCTAGCTCGCGAGGCGGTGACCAATCATGATCTAGCTGCCTTTGTCGACGTCCTCCAAGCCGATTACGACACCCCCGCTGCTCGCTTTATTCACTTTGGTCTCACCTCTTCAGATATCGTCGACACCGCCCTCTCGCTTCAGATTGTTGCGGCTATGGAGCTCCTGCTTGATGGTGTCGATCATCTGCTTGCGACCTTGCGAAGCCAATCGCTCAGATATCGTCGTACCGCGATGCTAGGCCGTACCCACGGTATGGCTGCTGAACCGACGACCTTCGGCGCCAAGTTAGCGCTTTGGACGCTGGCACTCGATCGAGAACGAACTCGGCTCGTGCGTGCGAGAGAACAGATTGCGGTTGGCAAGCTCTCAGGAGCGGTCGGGACCTATTCGAATATCGCCCCAGCGCTCGAGGCGACGGCTCTGTCAAGCCTTGGACTCGACCCTGCTCCTGCTACCCAGGTGATTGGCAGAGATCGACATGCGGAGGTGATCATGGCGCTCGCCTCAACGGCGGCGATGATCGAGAGCTGCGCACTTGAGATTCGTCACCTTGCTCGCAGCGAGGTGATGGAGGTGCAGGAGCCATTTGCTCCCGGCCAGAAGGGTTCATCGGCGATGCCGCACAAGCGTAACCCGATCCTCTCTGAACGCCTCTGCGGCATGGCACGGCTTGCCAGAGGCTTTGTAGTACCCGCTCTGGAGGACATCTCCCTATGGCACGAGCGAGACATCTCACACTCCTCGGTGGAGCGAATGATGGTCCCAGACGCCTTTCAGTTGGTGTTCTATATGGTAACTCGCTTTGACCGGTTAGTGGCCGACCTCGTGGTTCACGAGGAGTCGATGGCACGAAATCTGGCCAACACCCACGGACTCATCTACTCACAGAGTCTGCTTCTAGCGATGGTACGCACCGGCCTCGATCGTGATGAGGCCTATCGAATTGTCCAGGAGGCGACCACTCGAGTGCTCGCAGGCGAAGGTGAGCTCGGTGATCTCTTGACCAAGGACGAACGTTGCCCGCTGCCGGCGTTGATGATCGAGGAGTTGACCTCGATCGACCGACTTCTGGCGAACCTTGATCCACTCTTTGGTCGTCTCACTACATTGGAGGGCAGCCGATGGAACTCGAACTCATAG
- a CDS encoding PhzF family phenazine biosynthesis protein has translation MPFISDLQLVDAFTDRPFAGNPAAVAFCEGFPDDHYLQAIAAEMNLSETAFVAPRPDGSYDLRWFTPTTEVALCGHATLAAAHALGGVATFHTASGILKCSNGKDGEITMDFPLDPPTPVDAPAQFASSSVVWTGRGVFDMLVVFDDANAVRSYTPDPTGLSSIDARCVIITAPGDHPDIDCVSRVFGPRVGVLEDPVTGSAHCTLAAYWSKRLEKDRLYAEQASPRGGFVSMNLNGDRVSLGGSAVTIGHLKLAID, from the coding sequence GTGCCTTTCATCTCCGATCTACAGCTCGTGGATGCCTTTACAGATCGTCCATTCGCCGGCAATCCGGCGGCGGTGGCGTTCTGCGAGGGCTTCCCTGATGACCACTACTTGCAGGCGATTGCGGCTGAGATGAACCTCTCCGAGACCGCCTTTGTAGCGCCACGACCAGACGGTAGCTACGACCTGCGCTGGTTCACGCCCACTACCGAGGTTGCACTCTGTGGACACGCGACCTTGGCAGCGGCGCACGCTTTAGGGGGTGTAGCCACATTTCACACAGCTAGTGGAATACTTAAGTGCAGCAACGGCAAGGACGGCGAGATCACTATGGACTTTCCACTCGACCCGCCAACGCCGGTTGATGCTCCTGCTCAATTCGCATCCTCATCAGTAGTCTGGACCGGAAGAGGCGTCTTTGACATGCTGGTCGTGTTCGATGACGCCAACGCCGTCAGGTCATACACCCCTGATCCCACGGGGTTATCTTCTATCGATGCCCGATGTGTCATCATCACCGCACCCGGAGACCACCCCGATATCGACTGTGTCAGCCGCGTCTTTGGACCACGAGTCGGTGTACTTGAGGATCCTGTTACCGGATCTGCTCACTGCACCCTCGCTGCCTACTGGAGCAAGCGGCTCGAAAAGGATCGCTTATATGCTGAGCAAGCATCGCCAAGAGGTGGCTTCGTATCGATGAACCTGAACGGCGATCGCGTCTCCTTGGGTGGGAGCGCTGTGACGATAGGGCACCTCAAGCTAGCAATCGACTAA